The Denticeps clupeoides chromosome 4, fDenClu1.1, whole genome shotgun sequence genome segment ATCTGAATATAAGAATAAAACGGGTAATGACAGGAAAATGAggaaattaataaacaaaaagtgaGGCGGTGGCAGGTCTGCACCTCTCCCGTGAGAAGCTTCAGCAGCGTGGACTTTCCGGCTCCATTCGGCCCCACGAGGGCCACCCTGGTGTCCAGATCGATGCCGAACTCCAGGTCCCGATATATGTGCGGCTGTGGAAGGAGGAACGATCAGGACCCGTTTCGAACGGCGCGGGGAGAAACACCGCGGCCTCGTCTTACCGTGTGATCAGAGTATCTGAAGCTGACGTTCTGCACCATGATGACGGGCGGGGGGATCTTCCCACAGGGAGGAAAATAGAACGACAGGGTCTGCGGGCGAGACACAGCAGTGAGCGGTTTAACACCACACCCTCACCGTCCTCCCGCATTAGGCGGGTGGATCAGCTCAACGCTTCGGTCAGTCTTTGTCACAGCGCCGCCACACCGGGAACGACAGTCCCGGGGCGCCGCTACAATTCGGCCTTTTGTTTGCATCATTTCACCGTGGCAACCCGGCCGAGCGGCAGGAGGGACCGCAGAGCCGCTGCAGCTACCTTGTCATTGACGACGCGCTCGGTCAGACCCGAGGCCACCATCTTGGCCAGGGTCTTCTCTTTGCTCTGAGCCTGCCTGGCCAGCTTTGCCGAGCCGTGACCGAAACGAGCGATGTAGTTCTGGAAGAGAGGAGAAACGAGGTTTTGGTGGCCCAGCAGCGTTGCATCTGAAATAAACCTGCATCTCCTCCCCCTCCATGACGGACCTTCATGTGGGTCATCTGGTCCTGCTCCCAGTTAAAGCGCTTCATCtggttctcctccagctcctctctGGTCTTCACATACTGGTCATAATTACCCTGCAGGATGGACATAAAACATATatgcaaaaatgcaacaaaacaattacaactttaaaataaatgacaacgTACAGTGTAATACTTGAGCTTCCGCTGGTGCAAGTGCATGATGTTGGTGCAGACTCCGTTGAGGAAGTCCTGGGAGTGCGAGATCAGGACCAGGATCCGCTTGAACCTACAAACGAGACGGGTGGGGGGGTTGAGCGCATCCGCACGCGTTCTGGAAAAAGCACCGCGGGGGGTCTAACCGGCAGATCAGTAAAACGCTTCGGTCGGATTTTTGTCAAAGCGCCGCTCCACTAGAGGGCGCTACAATTCGGCCTTTTGTTCACATCATTTCTCGTTAGGGGAGAAATTGTAGGGACGGACGGACTCACTGgctcagctcctcctccagccacaCGCAGGCGTCCAGGTCCAGGTGGTTGGTCGGCTcgtccagcagcagcatgaaGGGCTTCAGGAACAGCGCCCTGCAACAGACGGGAAGTCTCGTGAGCGGCTCCGACGCGGCAGGAACCGGCGGGAGGCGGGAACCCGGCAGAGCTGCGGAGATCAGACAAAGCGCTTCGGACTGTTTTTGTCACCGTGCGTCCGCGTCGAGAACAGACTGCTCGGCGGCCGCACTGTCATTCGGCCTTTTGCTCACATCACGTCGCGGCAGCTCTGATGCGGGTTCCCGATAATCTGACAACTACTCAGAAACCACCACCGGGGGCCGAAGCAGCCTGCCGGttaagaaacttttttttttttttataaagtaaaaaaagtcccctgacatgaagatGTAACTTAGTGAGAGgatttaaaattaataagaGCTCCTCCAGACTGTATTTGgttgttctgcttcaccgttcagagagcggcagctcagacggtcggatctggaatttgtccccttatgatgtcataggGGGAAAAATTACctccatttctcatgctttttccgcccagagaattcaccgcccctcccctaaaacatgatctctaCAGACCGTCATgtcttccaaacgtgtgaagcgcTGCGGTCGCTTGGTGTTTGGAGGTGAAAACaagcacgtttttttttagttccgacACACGAgattctgaagaaccagcgggttcattttttttttggaaaaacggcgacacgacttcctgtctgtaccaaacattggggttggtggatggtgttgatgtaatttccccacaacttctataggctgctctcctcctcattagcatttaaagctacagacggtgacaGCACGTCCTgcgaaatctcattgtgggactggatcaaagtggctgtaattctgcaccagggctgaattttggaaagagacgaCAGAtccagaattaggggaccaacaataCGGAtataaaagtaaagaaaaaaaagaattcatgtcaggggacctttaaaaagtattaaaagcAGTAACCCCGGACTCACCGGGCCAGAGCCACGCGCATCCTCCACCCGCCGCTGAAGTCCTTCAGCTTCTTGCGCTGCATGGCCGCGGTGAAGCCCAGGCCGTGGAGGATGCGGGAGGCGCGGACCTCCGCCTTGTCGGCATCCAGCTCCTCCAGACGCTCGTACAGCTCCATCAGCTTCTCACACTCCGCTGGGGGGCGGGACACACGAGAAAAGGGGAAGTGAGACGGCAAGATCCGCAGGGAGCCTTCCCGCGCGGAATGTCCCGCGTCCCGGCAACGCCGCGCGAATCAGACGCGGGGCGAAGAAACGGGACGAGGTGGTAATGTGCCACGCCTAGGAAAGGAAGCTGCCACAAACGCACAGTCCCCATGAAAACGTGGCGCGCGTCGAGCGCATCGTGCCGGTAAAGTGTACTCACAGTCCTCGTGGGCCAGGCGCTCGGCCTCCCTCTCCAGCCGGATCCTCTCCTCGTCCACCTCCATCACGCACTGGAGCGCCGTCTTCTCGCTGGGCGGCATCTCCCGCGTCAGGTGGTAGATGTCGATGTGCTCGGGGATGGGGACTTCTCGGTGGCCGATGGCCGACAGGAGCATGGATTTACCTGCGACGACACGGAACggtgaagtgatagtcactgtgatacacagcagcacagcacacggtgtcctctgtatttaacagtcacccttggtgagcagtgggcaccatggcaGGTGCACCTCAgtcgatcgggattcgaacccaaaGCCAAACGGCAAGTAGAGGGAGTCGGTCGATACGTACCGGTTCCGTTGAGACCGATGAGGCCGTACCGGCGGCCCgagttcagctccaggttggtGTCGCTCAGCAGCTCCTGGCCGTGGAAGGTGAGGGACAGGCTGCTGATGTGGACGTCGGTGCTGTTGGGGTGCGACGCCAGGACGCCGGTCACGGCCCGGGCCTCCGTCTTCCTCAGCTCGAACTCGTCCAGCTCCCTGGCGAGGCCGGCGACGCCTGCGGGGCGGAGAGGCGACACTGAGCACCGCGACGAGGTCGGTGGAGGAACCGAGGGCCGCTCACCGCCACCATCGGCCGCTCACCGTTACTCTCCACCCAGTCCTCCTGGATCTCGGCCTTCTCCGCCTCCTCGTTCGCCTCGTCGGGTTTCTTGGTGCGCTGGCGGGCTTTGGCGGCCTCCTTCTTCTTCGCCGCCTTCTTCTTAGCGAGATCCGACGGCATGACGACCGGAGGTTGGACCTGGGAAGCGGGGAAAAGACTGCTTGTCACTAGACTGgtgatttttattaatatcgattactgataaaaaaaaaacccgtatTAATACTGTTAATAGTTTCCAGGATATTAAATCCTGATGTCACGTGTTCCCGGCGTCCACCAGACAAGGCCGCAGCTAGCGGGTTAGCCGCCGATGCTAACCACGCCGGCCCCTACGCGGGAAAATTCCGccggaaaaaacacacagacaattaaAAACTAATTAACTAATTTGCCAGAGAAGTGGGAGATAAGACGAGGAAGACGCCGGGTAAACTCGGCCTCCCTCTTTATTCCGGTTCTCCGACGCCGGGTAAATTCTGCCTCCTTCTCACCCTCTTTATTCCGGTTCTCCGACGCCGAGTAAAGTCAGCCTGCTTCTCACCCTCTTTATTCCGGTTCTCCCACGCCGGGTATATTCAGCCTCCTTCTCACCCGCTTTATGCCGGTTCTTCGACGCCGGGCAGCCTGCGGCTCTTCTCGGCAGCGTGTGGCGGATGCCGGCTCCCACGCCGGTTCTGATACGGAGCTCCGCCCCGCTGCCCGCCCACCGGCCAATCAGCGTCCCGGTTGCAGGCGGGTCTGCGCACATCGTCCAATCAGCTGGCGGGGACGAGCCCGTCGCCGCCGGAAACGTCTCGGGCGGAGGACGGAAGGCCGACGGGAGGAAGAGAAAAGTTTCCAACCGAAACCAGCCGCGTTAAGATGTTACCGTAACAAAGATGCAGTTCCTGCAGAATTCCCTTCTTTTCCGGAAACAGTGACatgagaaagagactctgagctGGTCCTCTATAGACTATAGACTTCTATAGACTTTTACCTGCAGGAGATCGTTTATTATTttacacccagttcttctactAACATCTCGACATTATtaacactttcactttgtggGTTTTACATTTCTAGTCCCTTCCACACTTATTGTTGGCaagatgaaaaacctttaattatCTTCAAACTTACAcagtactgtaaataaaaaaaacactaattgATATCATT includes the following:
- the abcf2a gene encoding ATP-binding cassette sub-family F member 2a, whose translation is MPSDLAKKKAAKKKEAAKARQRTKKPDEANEEAEKAEIQEDWVESNGVAGLARELDEFELRKTEARAVTGVLASHPNSTDVHISSLSLTFHGQELLSDTNLELNSGRRYGLIGLNGTGKSMLLSAIGHREVPIPEHIDIYHLTREMPPSEKTALQCVMEVDEERIRLEREAERLAHEDSECEKLMELYERLEELDADKAEVRASRILHGLGFTAAMQRKKLKDFSGGWRMRVALARALFLKPFMLLLDEPTNHLDLDACVWLEEELSQFKRILVLISHSQDFLNGVCTNIMHLHQRKLKYYTGNYDQYVKTREELEENQMKRFNWEQDQMTHMKNYIARFGHGSAKLARQAQSKEKTLAKMVASGLTERVVNDKTLSFYFPPCGKIPPPVIMVQNVSFRYSDHTPHIYRDLEFGIDLDTRVALVGPNGAGKSTLLKLLTGELLPTDGMIRKHSHVKIGRYHQHLTEQLDLDLSPLEYMMKCYPEIKEKEEMRKIIGRYGLTGKQQVSPIRNLSDGQKCRVCFAWLAWQNPHMLFLDEPTNHLDIETIDALADAINDFEGGMMLVSHDFRLIQQVAQEIWVCEKQTITKWKHDILAYKEHLKSKIDKQMHDL